A single genomic interval of Microbulbifer variabilis harbors:
- a CDS encoding TonB-dependent receptor: protein MTIKKPLTLAIAMANIAVASAWAQEASNQEDDWALEEVTVTATKRETNLMETPVAISAFTQEELDRQGIKNVKDLGSTIPNVDIGYDASQSSPVISMRGVRSTNTTEFGDPAVGLHFDGIYSSRPQSAMAMMFDSERVEAMRGPQGTLYGRNSTVGAINVISKRPVINEFEGSVGVELGRWNQELVKGVINIPVSDTFALRASFMDETRDSYLTGFYDVNQWDNRYIDADSVGAGVLADNAITTFIQANNAEGATDYQLVRADAEDFYGNVDQQAVRIGALWEPTDDISWYAVAEHYQDSSAGGINTIDCEKAEQREDGTTCETYYGSGADEYTVAVNVPGELDLTMTSFRSNFRWDFSDTMAFVYNTGYAVQERSNLIDIDAGRNTWDMSMSITDSENVSYSHELQLQSTGDGPLQWITGLFYFHETTDLNGYFLASLDNAVFWRQPDRTIEASAVFAQATYDLTDTLHLTVGGRYTEDEKSDVGGNNLSCTRDWSTESDEEYGCFPAYLQGTFNSFSTNHFADSSIYTIDTYNDASKSWDSSDFRIGLDYDLTDEVMLYAYVASGFKSGGLGDVVIQYEQDPDTAEYIYDDEGNRVVQQVIDTSYDEEKVITWELGAKGTFLDGRLNLASTFFFSDYKDMQLAAPDTAYSYYAVEREGENAGEITTEPVVIYLTKNAASAEIMGLELEFDWAPYPNGRISGFATWMQTEITSDFQNRWNFNNQALFEISDYGLAHDNTNEELFRNLKGNELPVSPEFSFTINYDHTFELAQGGAIIPFIGIHWEDESYLTYWNVDKHDFPTGDTSAFDDSRDSFWMVSASVKYVSPDDQWNVEAFGNNLTDEIVPYYADGSDGLVSGPFSTPMSYGVRFNYNF from the coding sequence ATGACAATTAAAAAACCACTTACCCTTGCGATTGCAATGGCCAATATAGCGGTGGCCTCAGCCTGGGCACAGGAAGCTAGTAATCAAGAAGATGACTGGGCGTTGGAAGAAGTCACTGTTACTGCGACGAAGCGCGAAACCAACCTGATGGAAACTCCAGTAGCCATTTCCGCTTTCACCCAGGAAGAGTTAGATCGTCAGGGTATTAAGAATGTAAAAGATCTGGGCAGTACAATTCCCAATGTGGATATCGGCTATGATGCTTCTCAGTCTTCACCAGTGATTTCTATGCGTGGTGTTCGCTCTACCAATACTACTGAGTTTGGTGATCCAGCTGTTGGCTTACACTTCGACGGTATTTATTCTTCGCGCCCCCAGTCTGCAATGGCAATGATGTTTGACTCTGAAAGGGTAGAAGCCATGCGTGGGCCTCAAGGTACTCTTTACGGGCGTAATTCTACTGTTGGTGCCATTAATGTTATTTCAAAAAGACCGGTAATTAATGAGTTCGAAGGTTCCGTGGGCGTTGAGCTTGGTCGCTGGAATCAAGAGCTGGTCAAAGGCGTTATCAATATTCCGGTTTCAGATACCTTTGCTCTTCGTGCGTCCTTTATGGATGAGACACGGGATTCCTACCTTACCGGGTTTTATGACGTTAACCAGTGGGATAATCGCTATATTGATGCTGACTCTGTAGGTGCGGGTGTATTAGCTGATAACGCAATCACAACTTTTATTCAGGCGAATAACGCTGAAGGAGCCACAGACTATCAGCTGGTTAGGGCGGATGCTGAAGATTTTTATGGGAATGTTGATCAGCAAGCGGTGCGTATAGGTGCGTTATGGGAACCGACTGACGATATTTCTTGGTATGCCGTAGCGGAACACTATCAGGATAGTAGTGCAGGCGGCATCAACACTATTGACTGTGAAAAGGCTGAGCAGCGCGAAGATGGAACAACTTGTGAAACCTACTACGGCTCCGGTGCTGATGAGTACACCGTAGCGGTGAATGTACCAGGTGAACTTGATCTCACCATGACTTCATTCCGTTCTAACTTCCGCTGGGATTTCAGCGATACCATGGCGTTTGTGTATAACACCGGGTATGCAGTTCAGGAACGAAGCAACCTGATTGATATTGATGCTGGTCGCAATACCTGGGATATGAGTATGAGCATTACAGACTCAGAAAATGTCTCTTACTCCCATGAGTTACAGTTGCAATCTACAGGTGATGGTCCCCTACAGTGGATTACAGGTTTGTTTTATTTCCACGAGACCACTGATCTGAATGGTTACTTCCTGGCCTCATTAGATAATGCCGTATTCTGGAGGCAGCCAGATAGAACTATAGAAGCCAGCGCAGTATTTGCTCAGGCTACCTATGACCTTACTGATACCCTTCACCTAACTGTTGGTGGTCGATATACGGAAGATGAGAAGAGTGATGTAGGTGGTAACAACCTGAGTTGCACTCGAGACTGGTCCACTGAATCAGATGAAGAGTATGGCTGCTTCCCTGCCTATTTACAGGGCACCTTTAATAGCTTCTCTACGAACCACTTTGCTGACAGCTCAATTTATACAATTGATACTTACAATGATGCCAGCAAGAGCTGGGATTCATCCGACTTTCGAATTGGTCTCGATTATGACCTGACAGATGAAGTCATGCTGTATGCATATGTTGCAAGTGGATTTAAGTCCGGTGGTTTGGGTGATGTTGTCATCCAATATGAGCAAGACCCGGACACAGCTGAGTACATCTACGATGATGAGGGAAATCGGGTTGTTCAACAGGTAATTGACACTAGCTATGATGAGGAGAAGGTCATTACTTGGGAGCTAGGAGCAAAAGGTACTTTCTTGGATGGTCGACTAAATCTGGCTAGTACCTTCTTTTTCTCCGACTATAAAGATATGCAGCTAGCTGCACCTGATACTGCATACTCGTACTATGCGGTAGAGCGAGAAGGTGAGAACGCAGGTGAAATTACAACCGAGCCCGTCGTCATTTACCTTACTAAGAATGCTGCTAGCGCAGAGATTATGGGGCTAGAGTTAGAGTTTGACTGGGCCCCCTATCCGAATGGCCGAATCAGTGGTTTTGCTACCTGGATGCAAACAGAAATCACCTCTGATTTTCAGAACCGCTGGAATTTCAATAACCAAGCGTTATTCGAAATTTCGGATTACGGTTTAGCTCATGACAATACTAATGAAGAGCTCTTCCGAAATTTGAAGGGTAATGAGTTGCCTGTATCACCTGAATTCAGCTTCACAATCAATTATGATCACACCTTTGAGTTGGCCCAGGGTGGTGCAATTATTCCGTTTATAGGCATCCACTGGGAAGATGAGTCTTACCTGACCTACTGGAATGTTGACAAGCACGACTTCCCCACTGGTGATACTTCTGCTTTTGATGACAGTCGTGATTCCTTCTGGATGGTAAGTGCTTCCGTGAAGTATGTAAGCCCGGACGATCAGTGGAACGTTGAAGCCTTTGGTAATAACCTGACTGATGAGATTGTTCCCTACTACGCTGATGGAAGTGATGGCCTCGTATCTGGGCCATTCTCCACTCCAATGAGCTACGGTGTACGCTTTAACTACAACTTCTAA
- a CDS encoding DUF2164 domain-containing protein — protein MSTIELEERRKLELIEKIRGYLSKEFELEIGSFEAEFFIDFLAKEMGAGFYNQGLHDAQVIVSSKLEDISDAIYEIEKTVD, from the coding sequence ATGTCGACAATAGAACTGGAAGAAAGGCGAAAGTTAGAGCTAATCGAAAAGATTAGGGGTTATTTATCTAAAGAATTTGAGTTGGAGATTGGCAGTTTTGAAGCGGAGTTCTTTATTGATTTTCTTGCAAAGGAGATGGGGGCAGGGTTTTATAATCAAGGTCTACATGATGCTCAGGTAATAGTGTCCTCTAAGTTGGAAGATATTTCTGATGCAATTTATGAAATAGAAAAGACTGTCGACTAG
- a CDS encoding DUF4349 domain-containing protein has translation MRLFNYFFALLILGSSSGCSESSSDRSTTSYSPNAHTTSNRVADIRFPEPITGGNRGEQDQYIAYEHFLTAELPAEEVEPVFHKLQLLCQQEMEKKCTILHSSLRNDEKPYGRIHLRIHPTGVDKIIDLASKQGGVIQRETKADDLQDVIIDSQKRLEMLLQYQSRLIELEQKSASDIDTLIKVAERLASVQSDIEYSQGKKAKLLKRIQMDVVEIELHSKSYTSFWSPILDSLSHFGENLSDGLSEAITAIAYLLPWMLIALFVFYLIRIIWRKTRT, from the coding sequence ATGAGACTCTTTAACTACTTCTTTGCCCTGCTTATATTGGGCAGTAGCTCTGGCTGCTCAGAATCAAGCAGTGATAGATCAACAACTTCATACAGTCCCAATGCCCATACCACCAGCAACAGGGTTGCAGATATCCGGTTCCCGGAACCTATCACAGGGGGCAATCGAGGTGAACAAGATCAGTATATTGCTTACGAACATTTCCTGACAGCTGAACTACCTGCTGAAGAAGTTGAACCTGTATTCCACAAACTCCAATTACTTTGCCAACAGGAGATGGAGAAAAAATGCACTATATTGCATTCTAGTCTCCGTAATGATGAAAAGCCCTACGGAAGGATTCACCTTAGAATACACCCCACCGGAGTCGATAAAATCATTGATCTGGCATCAAAGCAAGGAGGAGTGATACAGCGGGAAACCAAAGCAGATGATTTACAGGATGTAATTATCGACAGTCAAAAACGACTTGAAATGTTACTCCAGTATCAATCGAGACTTATAGAACTGGAACAAAAATCTGCGAGTGACATTGATACTCTAATAAAGGTTGCTGAAAGGTTAGCATCAGTACAATCTGATATTGAGTATTCACAAGGTAAAAAAGCTAAACTGCTCAAGCGAATTCAGATGGATGTGGTTGAAATTGAATTACACTCAAAATCTTATACTTCTTTCTGGAGTCCCATATTAGACTCCCTATCTCATTTTGGTGAAAATTTGTCTGATGGGCTATCTGAGGCAATCACTGCAATCGCCTACCTTTTACCCTGGATGCTTATCGCCCTATTTGTATTTTATCTGATTCGCATAATTTGGCGTAAAACCAGAACCTAG
- a CDS encoding LysR family transcriptional regulator, with protein sequence MESFAAIPVFVTVAETGGFSPAAKLLGISKSAVSKRVSQLEEQLGVKLLHRTTRKLSLTEAGEHFFQHARIAYQAAQDAQDAVTQLQGEPQGRLRINAPMSFGRLHLAPLIPVFLKRYPKITIDLVMDDKVVDLIGEGFDIAIRGGDLPDTSLIARKLAPLESVLCASPAYLEEFGKPIELEQLTEHNCLMFTYSRDVKEWNFIQDNHLHTIEVRGNYQVNNSEALREAILQGLGIGRLPTFVAGADIKSGLLVPLFEEYQMPAKTIYAVFPERQYMPAKVRAFIDFAIEYFGGDIPYWDC encoded by the coding sequence ATGGAAAGTTTTGCAGCCATACCGGTATTTGTCACAGTGGCCGAAACCGGTGGCTTTTCCCCGGCCGCCAAGTTGCTGGGGATATCCAAGTCTGCAGTTAGTAAACGGGTCAGTCAGCTGGAAGAGCAACTTGGGGTAAAACTATTACATCGCACCACCCGCAAGCTGAGCTTGACAGAGGCGGGTGAGCATTTTTTTCAGCATGCCCGAATCGCTTATCAGGCCGCACAGGACGCTCAGGATGCAGTGACTCAGCTTCAAGGTGAGCCTCAGGGGCGCTTGCGAATCAATGCCCCAATGTCCTTTGGCAGGTTGCATTTGGCACCACTTATCCCAGTGTTTCTCAAGCGCTATCCAAAAATCACGATTGATCTGGTGATGGACGATAAGGTGGTAGACCTGATTGGAGAGGGGTTTGATATCGCTATCCGTGGTGGTGACCTGCCTGATACCAGTTTGATTGCCCGCAAGCTGGCGCCTCTGGAAAGCGTGCTCTGTGCCTCTCCCGCGTACTTGGAAGAGTTCGGCAAACCGATCGAGCTTGAACAGTTAACAGAGCACAATTGTTTGATGTTTACTTATTCCAGAGATGTAAAAGAGTGGAATTTTATTCAGGATAACCATCTGCACACCATAGAAGTCAGGGGTAACTACCAGGTCAATAACAGTGAAGCGCTGCGGGAAGCCATTCTCCAGGGGCTTGGCATCGGCCGCCTGCCGACTTTTGTCGCAGGAGCGGATATCAAGAGTGGTCTCCTGGTGCCTTTGTTTGAAGAATATCAAATGCCGGCCAAGACTATTTATGCCGTATTTCCGGAGCGGCAGTATATGCCTGCCAAAGTACGGGCCTTTATAGACTTTGCCATTGAGTACTTTGGTGGCGACATTCCCTATTGGGATTGTTAG
- the prpF gene encoding 2-methylaconitate cis-trans isomerase PrpF has protein sequence MLKFVPQVKIPATYMRGGTSKGVFFRLQDLPEVAQVPGEARDNLLLRVIGSPDPYGKHTDGMGGATSSTSKTVILSACDKPDHDVNYLFGQVSIDKPMVDWSGNCGNLTAAVGAFAINSGFVDAARIPENGICTVRIWQANIGQTIIAHVPITNGEVQETGDFELDGVTFPAAEVEIEFMDPSDGEGAMLPTGNPVDDLEVPGIGVLKATMINAGIPTIFVNAEDIGYTGTELQDAINGDSKALAMFETIRAHGAVKMGLISSVEEAAARQHTPKIAFVAKPQDYIASSGKKVAAQDIDLLVRALSMGKLHHAMMGTAAVAIGTAAAIPGTLVNLAAGGGDRNSICFGHPSGTLRVGAHAKVVDGQWVATKAIMSRSARILMEGWVRVPGDSF, from the coding sequence ATGTTGAAATTTGTTCCTCAAGTCAAAATCCCCGCGACTTATATGCGCGGGGGCACCAGTAAGGGCGTTTTCTTCCGTTTACAGGATCTACCCGAAGTTGCGCAGGTTCCAGGAGAGGCCCGTGATAATTTGCTGTTGCGGGTAATTGGCAGCCCGGACCCTTACGGAAAGCATACCGATGGGATGGGTGGAGCCACTTCGAGCACCAGCAAAACAGTGATCCTGTCTGCCTGTGATAAGCCCGATCACGATGTGAACTACCTGTTTGGCCAGGTTTCCATCGATAAGCCCATGGTCGATTGGAGTGGTAACTGCGGTAATCTCACTGCGGCTGTTGGAGCTTTTGCGATTAATAGCGGTTTTGTGGATGCTGCGCGAATTCCAGAAAATGGTATTTGTACAGTGCGCATTTGGCAGGCCAATATTGGCCAAACCATTATTGCCCATGTACCTATTACCAACGGTGAAGTGCAGGAAACCGGAGATTTCGAGCTGGATGGTGTAACTTTCCCGGCAGCCGAAGTGGAAATTGAGTTTATGGACCCCTCGGACGGCGAGGGTGCCATGCTTCCCACCGGTAACCCAGTCGATGATCTCGAAGTGCCAGGAATTGGTGTACTCAAGGCGACCATGATCAATGCCGGTATCCCCACGATCTTCGTCAATGCGGAAGATATTGGCTATACCGGCACCGAGCTGCAGGATGCCATTAATGGCGATAGCAAGGCGCTCGCCATGTTCGAGACCATCCGTGCCCACGGTGCGGTGAAGATGGGCCTGATTTCCTCTGTGGAGGAAGCCGCGGCTCGGCAGCACACGCCGAAGATCGCCTTTGTCGCCAAGCCGCAGGACTACATTGCCTCCAGTGGAAAAAAGGTAGCGGCGCAAGATATTGATTTGCTTGTGCGAGCCCTCTCCATGGGTAAGCTGCACCACGCCATGATGGGTACAGCCGCCGTGGCTATAGGAACTGCAGCGGCTATTCCCGGCACCCTAGTCAACCTTGCCGCCGGTGGGGGTGATCGTAACTCCATTTGCTTTGGCCATCCTTCAGGCACATTGCGGGTTGGAGCCCATGCGAAAGTGGTTGATGGCCAGTGGGTTGCCACCAAAGCCATTATGAGCCGTAGTGCGCGCATCCTGATGGAAGGCTGGGTGCGAGTGCCAGGCGATAGTTTCTAG
- a CDS encoding nitroreductase family protein, giving the protein MDLFTAVETRRSVKHYDVSEKMTSSEFNQLIQATMLSPTSYNIQHWRFLRVTDSRLRSRLKDAAWGQQQVEDASELIILCADINAWKDRPERYWADAPREARELLVPMLTDFYRDKPQLQRDEAIRSCGLAAQTMMLAAKALGYDTGALVGFDSDKVAELINLPEGYLIGMMIVVGKASKAANGRGGQLALGEVLFENQF; this is encoded by the coding sequence ATGGACCTGTTCACTGCTGTTGAAACTCGCCGTTCGGTCAAGCATTACGATGTATCTGAAAAGATGACATCAAGTGAGTTTAACCAGCTTATCCAAGCCACAATGTTATCGCCAACATCCTATAACATTCAGCATTGGAGATTCCTGCGAGTAACAGATTCCAGGCTTCGAAGCAGACTTAAGGATGCTGCCTGGGGTCAACAGCAAGTGGAAGATGCGTCTGAGCTGATTATTCTTTGTGCAGATATAAACGCTTGGAAAGATCGACCAGAACGCTATTGGGCTGATGCACCCAGAGAGGCGAGGGAACTTTTAGTCCCGATGCTAACTGACTTCTATAGAGATAAACCCCAATTACAGCGAGATGAAGCAATAAGGAGCTGTGGCTTAGCGGCGCAAACTATGATGCTTGCGGCAAAAGCACTGGGCTATGACACCGGCGCGCTGGTTGGATTTGACTCAGATAAAGTGGCCGAGCTTATAAACCTGCCAGAAGGTTATCTGATCGGAATGATGATAGTCGTGGGTAAGGCTAGCAAAGCAGCGAATGGACGTGGTGGCCAGTTAGCATTGGGTGAAGTGTTATTTGAAAACCAATTTTGA
- the acnD gene encoding Fe/S-dependent 2-methylisocitrate dehydratase AcnD, with the protein MNTDYRKSLPGTDLDYFDTRAAVDAIQPGAYAKLPYTSRILAENLVRRCEPEKLSDSLKQIIERKRELDFPWFPARVVCHDILGQTALVDLAGLRDAIADKGGDPAKVNPVVPTQLIVDHSLAVEHPGFEKDAFEKNRAVEERRNEDRFHFINWTKTAFENVDVIPPGNGIMHQINLEKMSPVVQVREGVAFPDTCVGTDSHTPMVDALGVISVGVGGLEAESVMLGRASYMRLPNIVGVELTGKLQPGITGTDLVLALTEFLRRERVVGAYLEFYGEGASNLTLGDRATISNMTPEYGATAAMFSIDEQTIDYLKLTGRDDEQVALVEKFAKETGLWSDTLKDAEYERVLKFDLDKVGRNLAGPSNPHALLPASELANRGIAKAWEEKAGEMPDGAVIIAAITSCTNTSNPRNMIAAGLIARNANKLGLTRKPWVKSSLAPGSKTVKMYLEEADLLPDLEQMGFGVVAFACTTCNGMSGALDPKIQQEVIDRDLYATAVLSGNRNFDGRIHPYAKQAFLASPPLVVAYAIAGTIRFDIEKDALGYDADGNPITLKDIWPSDEEIDAIVRQSVKPQQFRDVYIPMFEERDAAEEQGHALYDWRPMSTYIRRPPYWEGALAGERSLKGMRPLAVLGDNITTDHLSPSNAILASSAAGEYLAKMGLPEEDFNSYATHRGDHLTAQRATFANPKLLNEMVRDDKGEIRQGSLARVEPEGQVTRMWEAIETYMDRKQPLIIIAGADYGQGSSRDWAAKGVRLAGVEAIAAEGFERIHRTNLIGMGVLPLEFKPGTTRETLGIDGTESFDVIGERTPHATLTLLIHRANGETVEAPVTCRLDTAEEVSIYEAGGVLQRFAKDFLEAEATA; encoded by the coding sequence ATGAATACTGATTACCGCAAATCACTGCCCGGTACCGACCTCGATTATTTCGATACCCGCGCCGCCGTTGACGCGATCCAGCCCGGAGCCTATGCCAAACTGCCGTATACCTCACGTATTCTGGCGGAAAACCTAGTGCGTCGCTGCGAGCCGGAAAAACTGTCCGACTCGCTGAAGCAGATTATCGAGCGTAAACGCGAGCTGGATTTTCCCTGGTTCCCGGCGCGAGTGGTGTGCCACGATATCCTCGGCCAAACCGCATTGGTAGACCTGGCCGGTCTGCGCGATGCCATTGCCGATAAAGGCGGTGATCCCGCCAAGGTAAATCCAGTTGTTCCTACCCAGTTGATTGTGGACCACTCCCTCGCGGTAGAGCACCCCGGTTTTGAGAAGGATGCTTTTGAAAAGAATCGTGCGGTAGAGGAGCGTCGTAACGAAGATCGCTTCCACTTTATCAACTGGACCAAAACCGCATTTGAAAACGTCGATGTGATTCCCCCCGGTAACGGCATCATGCACCAGATCAACTTGGAGAAAATGTCTCCGGTGGTGCAGGTGCGTGAAGGCGTGGCCTTCCCGGATACTTGTGTTGGTACCGACAGTCACACGCCGATGGTCGATGCTCTGGGTGTGATTTCTGTGGGCGTTGGCGGCCTGGAAGCTGAAAGCGTAATGCTCGGCCGCGCCTCTTATATGCGTCTGCCGAATATCGTTGGGGTGGAACTTACCGGAAAATTGCAGCCCGGGATTACCGGTACCGATTTGGTACTGGCTCTCACTGAATTCCTACGCCGCGAGCGTGTGGTCGGAGCCTACCTGGAATTCTACGGTGAAGGGGCTTCCAACCTGACCCTGGGGGATCGCGCCACTATTTCCAATATGACTCCAGAGTATGGCGCGACTGCGGCCATGTTCTCCATCGATGAGCAAACCATCGACTACCTCAAACTCACCGGCCGCGATGATGAGCAGGTAGCTTTGGTAGAGAAGTTTGCCAAGGAAACGGGCCTCTGGTCCGATACCTTGAAGGATGCCGAATACGAGCGCGTACTGAAGTTCGATCTGGACAAAGTAGGTCGTAACCTTGCAGGCCCCTCCAACCCTCACGCGCTGCTGCCGGCCTCGGAACTGGCCAATCGCGGTATCGCCAAGGCCTGGGAAGAGAAAGCTGGTGAGATGCCCGATGGTGCTGTGATTATCGCGGCGATTACCAGCTGCACCAATACCAGTAACCCGCGCAATATGATTGCCGCAGGCCTGATTGCCCGTAATGCGAACAAGCTCGGCCTGACCCGCAAGCCCTGGGTGAAATCCTCCCTGGCGCCGGGCTCCAAAACGGTAAAAATGTATCTGGAAGAGGCCGACCTGCTACCGGATCTGGAGCAGATGGGCTTCGGTGTAGTGGCTTTCGCCTGTACCACCTGTAATGGCATGAGCGGTGCCCTGGACCCGAAAATCCAGCAGGAAGTGATCGACCGCGATCTGTATGCCACCGCGGTCCTGTCCGGAAACCGCAACTTCGATGGTCGTATCCACCCCTATGCCAAGCAGGCTTTCCTGGCTTCACCGCCGCTGGTCGTTGCCTACGCTATTGCCGGCACCATCCGTTTTGATATCGAAAAAGATGCGCTGGGATACGATGCCGATGGCAACCCGATTACCCTGAAAGATATCTGGCCCAGCGACGAAGAGATCGATGCAATCGTACGTCAGAGCGTGAAGCCGCAGCAGTTCCGCGATGTGTATATTCCCATGTTCGAAGAGCGGGATGCCGCAGAAGAGCAGGGTCACGCACTCTATGACTGGCGCCCGATGAGTACCTATATTCGCCGTCCACCTTATTGGGAAGGTGCCCTGGCAGGCGAGCGCAGCTTGAAGGGCATGCGCCCGCTGGCGGTGCTGGGTGACAATATCACTACCGACCACTTGTCTCCCTCCAATGCCATTCTGGCCAGCAGTGCTGCCGGTGAATACCTGGCGAAGATGGGATTGCCGGAAGAGGACTTTAACTCCTACGCAACCCACCGTGGTGACCACCTCACTGCCCAGCGTGCAACTTTCGCTAACCCGAAGCTGCTCAACGAAATGGTTCGCGATGATAAGGGCGAGATTCGCCAGGGCTCTCTGGCTCGTGTCGAGCCGGAAGGGCAGGTTACCCGTATGTGGGAGGCGATCGAGACTTATATGGATCGCAAGCAGCCGCTGATTATCATTGCCGGTGCCGACTATGGGCAGGGCTCTTCCCGTGATTGGGCTGCGAAAGGTGTACGCCTGGCCGGCGTGGAGGCGATTGCCGCCGAAGGCTTTGAACGTATTCACCGCACTAACCTGATCGGTATGGGCGTGTTGCCGCTAGAGTTTAAGCCGGGAACTACTCGCGAAACCCTGGGTATCGACGGTACTGAAAGTTTCGACGTAATCGGTGAGCGTACCCCCCATGCCACGCTGACTCTACTGATCCACCGCGCCAACGGTGAGACAGTTGAAGCTCCGGTAACCTGCCGCTTGGATACTGCAGAAGAGGTTTCCATTTATGAGGCTGGGGGTGTTTTGCAGCGCTTTGCGAAAGACTTCCTCGAAGCAGAGGCGACGGCTTAA
- a CDS encoding 2OG-Fe(II) oxygenase, with protein MVAAKSLMSLGGDNTIDETLFAHIARDLTEQGYSIRHAALPESLSSALFTYQQEMNGEKFIDAGVGRGDDYLRNEFVRTDEICWITGESATGRDWLSWAGQLQVYLNRHLFLGLFSFESHFAHYRPGDYYKRHYDAFRGEANRVLSLVVYLNPGWSTSDAGELVLYKDEQDRVGTKVTPLMGTVVTFLSEEFPHEVLPANRDRYSIAGWFRVNTSVTDRVDPPR; from the coding sequence TTGGTAGCAGCCAAATCGTTAATGTCGCTCGGTGGCGATAACACTATCGATGAAACTCTATTTGCACACATCGCTAGGGATCTTACCGAGCAGGGCTATAGTATTCGCCATGCCGCACTACCCGAATCACTCTCCAGTGCGCTTTTTACCTATCAGCAGGAAATGAACGGAGAGAAATTTATTGATGCAGGGGTCGGGCGAGGTGACGATTACCTACGGAATGAATTCGTGCGAACGGATGAAATTTGTTGGATTACCGGGGAATCTGCTACAGGAAGAGATTGGCTCAGCTGGGCGGGCCAGCTTCAGGTTTATCTCAATAGGCATCTTTTTCTGGGGCTCTTCTCATTTGAAAGCCATTTTGCCCATTACCGGCCTGGGGACTACTACAAAAGGCACTACGATGCATTTCGCGGAGAGGCGAACCGGGTGCTCTCATTGGTCGTCTATCTTAATCCAGGCTGGAGCACTTCGGATGCTGGTGAGCTTGTGCTCTACAAAGATGAGCAGGATAGGGTCGGCACCAAAGTAACGCCGTTAATGGGAACGGTAGTGACTTTCTTAAGTGAGGAGTTTCCCCACGAAGTTCTACCAGCTAATCGGGATCGCTACTCCATTGCAGGCTGGTTTCGGGTAAATACTTCAGTAACCGATCGGGTTGATCCGCCCCGTTAA
- a CDS encoding DMT family transporter: MRELSRGINPTATASSGTSLWWVHGLMIACTLLVAGSFPVGALIADSLPADCLMMIRFLIATGLFAPFIFLKHGFQLPHLKKLLGYALLSIPLVIFFWCMFEALKYTTAVNTGALFTTVPAMTAVFALIINGERSSARKVIGLTLGTLGAAWIVFEGSITTAITLDLNRGDWIFTLGAISLSLYNPLIKRVHSGEPTEVMTFWVILFGALWLLLLSFPSLSQIEWRNIPVETYGGLFYLALFTTLISFFLLQFSTIRIGATKVAAYSFLNPVFVLALATALEMTKFSINFIPGIILVFAAMLFIQAEKPKKKYP, from the coding sequence ATGCGTGAACTTTCAAGGGGTATCAACCCTACAGCAACGGCAAGCAGCGGCACATCATTGTGGTGGGTTCACGGCTTGATGATAGCCTGCACATTACTTGTCGCTGGCTCATTTCCTGTTGGTGCGTTAATCGCCGATTCGTTACCGGCAGATTGCTTGATGATGATTCGGTTCTTAATTGCAACAGGGCTATTTGCTCCCTTCATATTCTTAAAGCATGGATTTCAGCTTCCACACCTCAAAAAGCTACTGGGTTATGCGCTACTCAGCATCCCATTGGTTATCTTTTTCTGGTGTATGTTTGAAGCGCTCAAATACACCACAGCAGTAAATACCGGCGCCCTTTTTACAACCGTTCCTGCAATGACTGCCGTCTTTGCCTTGATCATCAATGGTGAGCGTAGCAGCGCCCGCAAAGTCATCGGTCTTACCCTTGGAACATTGGGTGCGGCCTGGATTGTATTTGAAGGGAGTATTACAACAGCGATAACGCTGGATCTAAATAGAGGGGATTGGATATTCACCTTAGGTGCTATATCGCTCAGCTTGTATAATCCACTGATCAAGAGAGTCCACTCAGGGGAGCCTACAGAGGTTATGACATTCTGGGTTATTCTATTTGGCGCCCTCTGGTTATTACTGCTTTCATTCCCAAGTTTAAGCCAAATAGAATGGCGGAATATACCTGTCGAAACTTACGGAGGGCTATTCTATTTAGCCTTATTCACAACATTAATCAGTTTTTTCCTACTGCAATTTAGCACAATAAGAATCGGGGCGACCAAAGTTGCAGCATACAGCTTCTTGAATCCGGTATTTGTACTGGCATTGGCTACAGCATTGGAAATGACGAAATTCTCTATCAACTTTATACCTGGAATAATCTTAGTATTTGCAGCCATGTTATTTATCCAAGCAGAAAAACCCAAGAAAAAATACCCCTGA